In Lemur catta isolate mLemCat1 chromosome 1, mLemCat1.pri, whole genome shotgun sequence, one DNA window encodes the following:
- the LOC123638317 gene encoding olfactory receptor 7A17-like, protein MDPVNKTQISEFHLLGLSEDTELQPVIFGLFLSMHLITVLRNLLIILATISDSHLHTPMYFFLSNLSFVDICFVSTTVPKMLVNIQTQNKVITYAGCITQMYYFLLFVGLDNFLLTVMAYDRFVAICHPLHYTVIMNPRLCGLLVLVS, encoded by the coding sequence ATGGATCCAGTAAATAAGACACAAATTTCAGAATTTCATCTTCTAGGACTCTCAGAGGACACAGAACTGCAGCCCGTAATCTTTGGGCTGTTCCTGTCCATGCACCTGATCACTGTGCTCAGGAACCTGCTCATCATCCTGGCCACAATCTCAGACTCCCACctgcacacccccatgtacttcttcctctccaacCTGTCCTTTGTAGACATCTGCTTTGTCTCAACCACTGTCCCAAAGATGTTGGTGAATATCCAGACGCAGAACAAAGTCATAACCTATGCAGGCTGCATCACCCAGATGTACTATTTCTTACTCTTTGTAGGACTGGACAACTTCCTCCTGACCGTGATGGCCTATGACCGGTTTGTGGCCATCTGTCACCCCCTGCACTACACGGTCATCATGAACCCCAGGCTCTGTGGACTGCTGGTTCTGGTGTCCTAG